One region of Gouania willdenowi chromosome 13, fGouWil2.1, whole genome shotgun sequence genomic DNA includes:
- the LOC114474189 gene encoding alpha-(1,3)-fucosyltransferase 4-like → MKRGCALNYVLCAVCTATVFLTWEISVLYLHVPPSPRLPPISPRLSHITILLWVHPFGVVAPLPDCWKQFQINGCMITDDKHAYRQVDAVIFHHRDIGNGRARMPTEPRPRSQKWIWLNHESPTNSPGLQQFDRVFNLTMTYRVDSDIYIPYGHLIPVVNGSGSLDQTTSLHRPSRLLAWVVSDWSDSHARVSFYNELKRYVNIDVYGSAGKPLKKGIEAVLELLRDYMFYLAMENSQHTDYITEKLWNAVRAGAIPVVLGPSRQSYERLLPPEAFIHVDDFPTVEELAQYLNKVMQNPDLMKHHLSWRQNYSVHLSTRNELYCDACEVVRRTRGQTSVVPHLKDWFCS, encoded by the coding sequence atgaaacgtggctgtgcTCTCAATTACGTCCTCTGCGCCGTGTGCACAGCGACTGTCTTCCTGACCTGGGAAATAAGTGTTCTGTACCTGCATGTCCCCCCCAGCCCCAGGCTCCCCCCTATCAGCCCCAGGCTCTCCCACATCACCATCCTGCTCTGGGTGCATCCGTTCGGCGTTGTCGCTCCTCTCCCTGACTGCTGGAAGCAGTTCCAAATCAATGGGTGCATGATCACGGATGACAAGCACGCGTACCGACAGGTTGACGCTGTGATTTTTCACCACCGGGATATCGGTAACGGGAGAGCCAGAATGCCAACAGAACCGCGACCTCGCTCTCAGAAGTGGATATGGCTGAACCACGAGTCTCCCACAAATTCACCGGGACTGCAGCAGTTCGACAGGGTTTTCAACCTGACGATGACCTACCGGGTGGACTCGGATATTTACATCCCCTATGGTCACCTCATCCCCGTGGTTAACGGCTCTGGATCGCTGGACCAGACGACTTCTCTCCACCGTCCATCCCGCCTTCTAGCCTGGGTCGTCAGCGACTGGTCTGACTCCCATGCCCGTGTGTCTTTCTACAATGAACTGAAACGCTACGTAAACATCGACGTGTACGGAAGCGCAGGGAAGCCGTTAAAGAAGGGCATCGAGGCCGTGCTGGAGCTGCTCAGAGATTACATGTTCTACCTGGCCATGGAGAACTCACAGCACACGGACTACATCACGGAGAAACTCTGGAACGCAGTGCGGGCAGGAGCTATCCCCGTGGTCCTGGGTCCGTCCCGGCAGAGCTATGAGCGCCTCCTGCCCCCAGAGGCCTTCATCCACGTGGATGACTTCCCCACGGTCGAGGAGCTGGCCCAGTACCTAAACAAGGTGATGCAGAATCCGGATCTGATGAAGCACCACCTGAGCTGGAGGCAGAACTACAGCGTCCACCTGTCGACCCGTAACGAGCTATACTGCGACGCCTGTGAGGTGGTGAGGAGGACCAGGGGCCAGACCAGTGTGGTCCCTCACCTGAAAGATTGGTTTTGTTCGTGA